In the genome of Halostella salina, the window GACGTGCACGGCACGCTCGCGGACCTTGAACTGCTGCGGGACACGGAGGTGATCCACTGATGCCAGTCGTCGACGTCGACCCCGAGGAACTGCGCGACCTGACCGGCCACGAGGAGAAGGACGACGAGGAACTGAAGGAGGACCTGTTCGCCCTCGGCCTGGAGTTCGAGGGCTGGACCGAGGACGACGAGTTCCAGCTGGAGTTCGCCCCGGACCGCCTCGACCGCCTCTCGGTCGAGGGCGTCGCCCGGTCGCTGCGCTATCAGTACGGCGACGACCGCGGCGTGTACGTCCCGAACACGAACGACGCCGACTGGACGATCCAGGTCGAAGAGAGCGTTCCCGAGGAGCGCCCGTACGTCACCGGCGCGGTGATCCGCGGCGTCGACCTGGACGAGGCGGCGCTGGAGTCGCTCATCCAGTTGCAGGAGAAGCTCCACGCGACGATGGGCCGCAAGCGCGCGAAGGGGGCCATCGGCATCCACGACCTGACGATGCTGAAGGGCGGATCCCCCCAGGAGGAGGGCGGCAAGTCGATCCGTTACACCGGGATCGAACCCGACGGCGACCGCTTCGTCCCGCTGGACAGCAACGACGAGATGACCCCCGCCGACGTGCTCACCGACCACCCGACCGGCGAGACGTACGCCGACCTGGTCGGCGAGTACGACCGCTACCCGGCGATCTACGACGACATCGGGCTGTTCTCGTTCCCGCCGGTGATCAACGGGAAGCGGACCGAGGTGACGACCGACTCCCGGGAGCTGTTCGTCGAGATGACCGGCACCGACCAGTGGACGGTCGACCGGATGCTCGCCATCGTCTGCTACGCGCTCGACGCCCGCGGGGCCAGGGTCGAGGAGGTGAACGTCGAGTACCCCGACCGCGACCTGGTCCGCCCCGACCTCTCGACCCGGGAGAAGTCGGTCGCCCACGAGCGGATCGAG includes:
- the pheT gene encoding phenylalanine--tRNA ligase subunit beta, with amino-acid sequence MPVVDVDPEELRDLTGHEEKDDEELKEDLFALGLEFEGWTEDDEFQLEFAPDRLDRLSVEGVARSLRYQYGDDRGVYVPNTNDADWTIQVEESVPEERPYVTGAVIRGVDLDEAALESLIQLQEKLHATMGRKRAKGAIGIHDLTMLKGGSPQEEGGKSIRYTGIEPDGDRFVPLDSNDEMTPADVLTDHPTGETYADLVGEYDRYPAIYDDIGLFSFPPVINGKRTEVTTDSRELFVEMTGTDQWTVDRMLAIVCYALDARGARVEEVNVEYPDRDLVRPDLSTREKSVAHERIESIIGVDFDPEEVVDLFERSGLDAETDEDGDSLVYEVDVPSYRVDVLHPLDLVDDVGRAYGFNDLDPTYPDVGTVGGRHDRSRLEDAARNQLVGLGFEDLLNFHMINEAENFDRMELAPADDAVGAAQPATIREPYSEDYTMLRTWALPSLLMVLENNTHRSYPQDLAEIGFAARVDDAENTGVAERRTVAAVLARHDASYEDAKARLQAIARNFGVDLETPAADHPTFVDGRTADVVIDGETVGVVGEVHPAVLVEHDLELPVAAFEFELDALE